The following nucleotide sequence is from Candidatus Delongbacteria bacterium.
ACCTGAACTACACCGAGTACCGCACGCTCATCGGGCAGGCGGACCCGGGCATCCGCAACATGGTGGTCATCTCCGACGACGTGGCGCCCGTGTTGAAGGGCGAGCGCGCCGTGGCCAACGCCGAGGGCGCCCCGGAGAACCGCAAGTTCTCGGTGATCCTGCCGCCGGAGTTCCGCGAGGAGATGACCCTCTGGGACCAGAAGGGCATCCCCTACACCTTCGAGGAGCGCAAGACCAACTGGGCGGCCTACCTGGCCACGACGATCCTGCCTTGGATCGTCCTGTTCGGCATCTGGATCTTCATCATGCGCCGCATGCAGGGCGGCGGTGGCAACAAGGGCGTGTTCTCCTTCGGCAAGAGCCGCGCGAAGATGATGAACGAGACCCAGGTCAAGGTCACCTTCAAGGACGTGGCCGGCGCCGACGAGGCCAAGGAGGAGCTGCGCGAGATCATCGAGTTCCTCAAGGATCCCAAGCGCTTCAGCCGGCTGGGCGGGCGCATCCCCAAGGGTGCCCTGATGCTGGGCCCCCCCGGCACGGGCAAGACCCTGCTGGCCCGGGCCGTGGCCGGCGAGGCCGGCGTGCCCTTCTTCAGCATGAGCGGCGCGGACTTCGTTGAGATGTTCGTGGGCGTGGGCGCCAGCCGGGTGCGCGACCTGTTCGAACAGGGCAAGAAGAGCGCGCCCTGCATCATCTTCATCGACGAGATCGACGCTGTGGGCCGTCAGCGCGGGGCGGGCCTGGGCGGCGGCCACGACGAGCGCGAACAGACCCTCAACCAGCTGCTGGTGGAGATGGACGGCTTCGAGTCCAACGAGGGCGTGATCCTCATCGCCGCCACCAACCGGCCCGACGTGCTGGATCCGGCCCTGCTCAGGCCCGGCCGCTTCGACCGCCAGATCGTGGTGGACCGGCCGGACGTGCGCGGCCGCGAGGGCATCCTCAAGGTGCACGCCCGCAAGGTGCCGCTGGAGGACGACGTCAACCTGACCACCATGGCCAAGGGCACGCCCGGGCTGGCCGGCGCCGATCTGGCCAACCTGGTGAATGAGGCCGCTCTGCTGGCGGCGCGCCGCAACAAGCAGAAGGTCGGGATGTCCGAGTTCGAAGAGGCGCGCGACAAGGTGCTGATGGGCACGGCGCGCAAAAGCCTGCTGTTGACCGAGGACGACAAGCGCATCACGGCCTACCACGAGGCCGGCCACGCGCTGATCAGCAAACTGCTGCCCCAGGCCAACCCGCTGCACAAGGTGACCATCATTCCGCGCGGCCGCGCCCTGGGTCTGACCTGGCAGCTGCCCGAGGACAAGGTGCACCAGTCGCGCGGCCGGCTGCTGGCCGAGTTGCGCGTGCTCTACGGCGGGCGCGAGGCGGAGAAGCTGGTGTTCGATGACATCACCACCGGGGCCTCCAACGACATCAAGCGCGCCACCCAGATCGCC
It contains:
- the ftsH gene encoding ATP-dependent zinc metalloprotease FtsH is translated as MNSSPKRPPLEPGSNWRKAGGTITFWAIILLIMVFFSRAFDSKPAEEHLNYTEYRTLIGQADPGIRNMVVISDDVAPVLKGERAVANAEGAPENRKFSVILPPEFREEMTLWDQKGIPYTFEERKTNWAAYLATTILPWIVLFGIWIFIMRRMQGGGGNKGVFSFGKSRAKMMNETQVKVTFKDVAGADEAKEELREIIEFLKDPKRFSRLGGRIPKGALMLGPPGTGKTLLARAVAGEAGVPFFSMSGADFVEMFVGVGASRVRDLFEQGKKSAPCIIFIDEIDAVGRQRGAGLGGGHDEREQTLNQLLVEMDGFESNEGVILIAATNRPDVLDPALLRPGRFDRQIVVDRPDVRGREGILKVHARKVPLEDDVNLTTMAKGTPGLAGADLANLVNEAALLAARRNKQKVGMSEFEEARDKVLMGTARKSLLLTEDDKRITAYHEAGHALISKLLPQANPLHKVTIIPRGRALGLTWQLPEDKVHQSRGRLLAELRVLYGGREAEKLVFDDITTGASNDIKRATQIAEAMVCDVGMSEALGLRNYGKKQEEIFLGREIAQHRDFSERTAELIDSEINRILEEARLETARLLRDNRDKLDLLAEALLIHEILDADEIVRILSGEILAAPVRVPEPDSAAGGAGESGPALPGPELEPLSQPGVA